The following proteins are co-located in the Maridesulfovibrio sp. genome:
- a CDS encoding alpha/beta fold hydrolase: MPLLQPPPYKPKFPLQSGHLQTIFPRLFRKVSLPPVVKRRIETPDGDFLDIDWHLASSSRLAVIAHGLEGNSRRPYVLGMARALVLAGWDCITYTFRGCSNEPNKKPGMYHSGDTRDIHTVLEYGLNHGIYDDAALIGFSMGGNHVLKYLGEDPDKVPFKVKRAIGISVPCDLEASAVRLCDKSNFIYSSYFLRSLKQKIKIKNKQFPDLYPLDRLSSIKNIVDFDNAYTAPINGFADASDYYRQSACKQFLKNIKVPSLILSAEDDPFLTPECYPLEQAENSQHLYLQIPKYGGHVGFADLPIEKQLWSEDRTVRFLNT; encoded by the coding sequence ATGCCTTTATTGCAACCCCCTCCCTATAAACCCAAATTCCCTCTCCAATCGGGTCATCTCCAAACGATATTTCCCCGCCTCTTTCGGAAAGTAAGCCTCCCGCCCGTAGTAAAAAGAAGAATCGAAACTCCTGACGGCGACTTTCTTGATATAGACTGGCACCTTGCAAGCAGTTCACGCCTTGCTGTCATTGCGCACGGACTTGAAGGTAATTCCCGCAGACCTTATGTACTCGGCATGGCCCGCGCCCTTGTGCTCGCAGGCTGGGATTGCATTACTTACACTTTTCGCGGCTGCAGCAATGAGCCAAACAAAAAACCCGGAATGTACCATAGCGGCGACACCCGGGATATACACACCGTACTTGAATACGGACTTAACCATGGTATTTACGATGACGCAGCCCTCATAGGCTTCAGCATGGGCGGCAATCACGTCCTGAAATACCTGGGTGAAGACCCTGATAAAGTTCCCTTTAAAGTAAAAAGGGCTATCGGCATTTCCGTACCCTGTGATCTGGAAGCCTCTGCTGTAAGACTCTGTGATAAGTCCAATTTTATTTACAGTAGTTATTTTTTGCGATCATTGAAGCAGAAAATAAAAATAAAAAATAAACAATTTCCAGATCTATACCCTCTCGACAGACTATCCTCCATCAAAAATATCGTTGATTTCGACAACGCCTATACAGCCCCAATCAACGGTTTCGCAGATGCATCAGACTATTACCGCCAATCAGCCTGCAAACAATTCTTGAAGAATATCAAAGTGCCGTCCCTTATTCTAAGTGCAGAAGATGATCCTTTCCTGACCCCGGAATGCTACCCTCTTGAGCAGGCGGAAAATAGCCAGCACCTGTACCTGCAAATTCCCAAGTACGGAGGACATGTCGGTTTTGCCGACCTGCCCATAGAGAAACAGCTCTGGTCAGAAGACAGAACTGTGAGATTCCTGAATACGTAA
- the ldhH gene encoding L-lactate dehydrogenase (quinone) large subunit LdhH: MQDAKNLKEYRKEIRESLDNDFLRTAMDKFAVAYRGSRANAFKDMDEKALIREIADAKDAAAQRIDELFAKFKEEAEKRGAVVHLAKDAKEANEIIGRIAVEENCKTIVKSKSMTAEETLLNHHLEDDLNLKVVETDLGEWIIQMRHEGPSHMVMPAIHLSRHQVSDLFSDVTGQKQGDDVQALVKVARRELRQAFVDADMGISGGNFAIAETGSIGLVTNEGNARLVTTLPRVHVALMGLDKLTPKLHDALRVLKALPRNATGQAITSYVTWITGSNECAAAEDDRKKVHFVFLDNGRRALAKDPVFSQVHRCVRCGACANVCPVYRMVGGHKMGHIYIGAIGLILTYFYHGTEKAKNLVQNCINCGACKEICAGGIDLPGLIKDIQARILEEEGHPMYSSFLAKMMKNRKLFHKFLRIAKTAQKPVKGKDGFMRHLPMIFMPDHDFRALPTVAEVPFRDMWAKVQPAKVAAPKYKVGLFSGCVQDFVYPEQSVATVESMRNKGVNLEFPMDQSCCGLPLQMMGEVTAARDVAIQNMEAFEGTDCDYILTMCASCASHLKHNYMKMLGKDPQYATRVKEFADKVIDYSSFMNDVLGVEKEDFLDSAGEAVTYHAPCHLCRGLDVKAAPRELMAKAGLDYKESAEEEVCCGFGGTYSVKFPKISEQLLQKKVNNAKESGAKILLTDCPGCVMQIRGGAKKQGVDLEVKHIAEYMAARRK; this comes from the coding sequence ATGCAGGACGCTAAGAATCTTAAAGAATACAGGAAAGAGATCAGGGAATCCCTTGATAACGATTTTCTTAGAACCGCAATGGATAAATTTGCTGTTGCCTATCGCGGCAGCCGCGCCAATGCGTTTAAAGATATGGACGAAAAAGCTCTGATCCGTGAAATCGCAGATGCTAAAGATGCAGCTGCCCAGAGGATCGACGAACTTTTCGCCAAGTTTAAAGAAGAAGCAGAAAAGCGCGGTGCTGTAGTTCACCTTGCCAAGGATGCTAAAGAAGCCAATGAAATCATCGGCCGCATCGCTGTTGAGGAAAACTGCAAGACTATCGTCAAATCCAAGTCCATGACTGCGGAAGAGACCCTGCTCAACCACCATCTTGAAGATGATCTCAACCTCAAGGTTGTTGAAACCGACCTTGGTGAGTGGATCATTCAGATGCGTCATGAAGGTCCTTCCCACATGGTTATGCCTGCGATTCACCTTTCCCGTCATCAGGTCAGCGACCTTTTCTCTGACGTGACCGGCCAGAAGCAGGGTGATGATGTTCAGGCACTTGTTAAGGTTGCCCGTCGCGAACTTCGTCAGGCTTTTGTTGATGCTGATATGGGCATCTCCGGCGGTAACTTTGCTATCGCCGAAACCGGTTCCATCGGTCTGGTTACCAACGAAGGTAACGCCCGTCTGGTTACCACCCTGCCCAGAGTTCATGTAGCTCTCATGGGTCTCGATAAACTGACTCCCAAACTTCATGACGCTCTGCGCGTGCTGAAAGCACTGCCCCGTAACGCTACCGGGCAGGCAATCACCTCTTATGTTACCTGGATCACCGGGTCCAACGAGTGTGCTGCGGCTGAGGATGACAGGAAGAAAGTGCACTTCGTGTTTTTGGACAATGGAAGACGCGCTCTCGCAAAGGACCCGGTGTTCTCTCAAGTTCATCGTTGCGTACGCTGTGGCGCATGCGCCAACGTTTGTCCTGTCTACCGTATGGTCGGCGGCCACAAAATGGGCCATATCTATATCGGGGCTATCGGCCTCATCCTTACCTACTTCTACCACGGTACTGAGAAGGCTAAGAACCTTGTTCAAAACTGCATCAACTGTGGAGCATGTAAGGAAATCTGTGCAGGTGGAATTGACCTGCCCGGCCTGATCAAAGACATTCAGGCCCGCATTCTGGAAGAAGAAGGACATCCCATGTACTCCTCCTTCCTCGCGAAGATGATGAAGAACCGTAAACTGTTCCACAAGTTCCTGCGCATCGCCAAGACTGCACAGAAACCTGTGAAGGGTAAAGACGGTTTCATGCGTCACCTGCCCATGATCTTCATGCCTGATCATGATTTCAGGGCACTGCCTACCGTTGCTGAAGTTCCCTTCCGTGACATGTGGGCCAAGGTACAGCCTGCAAAGGTTGCCGCTCCCAAGTACAAAGTCGGTCTTTTCTCCGGTTGCGTACAGGACTTCGTATACCCCGAACAGTCTGTTGCGACTGTAGAAAGTATGCGTAACAAAGGTGTTAACCTCGAATTCCCCATGGATCAGTCCTGCTGCGGTCTGCCGCTGCAGATGATGGGTGAAGTGACTGCCGCAAGGGATGTTGCTATCCAGAACATGGAAGCTTTCGAAGGTACTGACTGCGATTACATCCTGACCATGTGTGCCTCCTGTGCATCCCACCTGAAGCACAACTATATGAAGATGCTCGGCAAAGATCCCCAGTACGCAACCCGTGTAAAGGAATTTGCCGACAAGGTCATCGACTATAGCTCCTTCATGAACGATGTACTCGGTGTTGAAAAAGAAGACTTCCTTGATTCTGCCGGTGAAGCAGTAACCTATCACGCTCCCTGCCACCTCTGTCGCGGTCTGGATGTTAAAGCCGCTCCCCGCGAACTGATGGCTAAAGCTGGATTGGACTACAAGGAAAGTGCTGAAGAAGAAGTATGCTGCGGTTTTGGTGGAACCTACTCTGTGAAGTTCCCCAAGATTTCTGAACAGCTGCTTCAGAAGAAAGTTAATAATGCGAAGGAAAGCGGTGCAAAAATACTGCTTACTGACTGCCCCGGCTGTGTAATGCAGATACGTGGTGGAGCCAAAAAGCAGGGTGTTGACCTCGAAGTTAAACACATTGCTGAATATATGGCAGCTCGCAGAAAATAA
- a CDS encoding methyl-accepting chemotaxis protein, whose amino-acid sequence MLKNLSIGGRFVLLLASTLVFIIICGGMFLLEINSVVGIGIHEVETGMMQGHKDKIKVATNAAADMLGAHLKDIDTEDEKIAYVRKVVDNFRFEKDKSGYFFVYRGTNVVTVPTKKSLQGKDLSGAKDKNGVFFVKELANAAHDGGGFVEYVFDKPGKGLQPKLAYSTMIPGSDLWIGTGVYIDNVDAEKARINQELGEAVKKETLRIVLIMLGLLLFALTPLCIVIVRSIVNPVKDATDAASRVAEGDLTITLNPTGRSEISTLQRAINTMTTTLDENLTDIKRKEAESAEQARVAQKMAAEAEEARQQAEGAKREGMLAAATKLESVLNNIVKISRDVERSTNEIMNGSEFQKQRIAETATAMEEMNATVLEVARNATETNEDTEQTRDKATEGQSVVQGTIESMVAIQGQTNELERLMDQLNTQSIEIGNVMSVINDIADQTNLLALNAAIEAARAGEAGRGFAVVADEVRKLAEKTIGATDEVDKSISSIQGLAKQNIEGMRTAVSAIGGATEHSRASGEVLSEIVKLASNAAGQVQSIATAAEEQSATSDEINRSISEIDSMTEDNARNSMLAAEAATDLSREVDALVALVEELRS is encoded by the coding sequence ATGTTGAAGAATTTATCGATTGGCGGACGGTTTGTGTTGTTGTTGGCCTCAACGCTTGTGTTTATCATAATCTGTGGCGGAATGTTTCTTTTAGAGATTAATTCTGTTGTCGGTATAGGAATTCACGAAGTTGAAACCGGCATGATGCAAGGACATAAGGATAAAATTAAAGTAGCTACAAATGCAGCCGCTGATATGCTGGGTGCGCACCTTAAAGATATTGATACTGAAGATGAAAAAATTGCTTATGTGCGCAAGGTAGTAGATAACTTCCGTTTTGAAAAAGATAAGTCGGGATATTTCTTTGTGTACCGTGGAACTAACGTTGTTACTGTCCCCACAAAAAAGTCATTGCAAGGTAAGGATTTAAGCGGAGCAAAAGATAAAAATGGTGTGTTCTTTGTAAAAGAACTTGCAAATGCTGCCCATGATGGAGGCGGGTTTGTCGAGTATGTATTTGATAAACCAGGTAAAGGACTCCAGCCTAAGCTGGCGTATTCGACAATGATCCCTGGAAGTGATTTATGGATCGGAACCGGCGTTTATATTGATAATGTTGATGCTGAAAAAGCACGAATCAATCAGGAACTTGGTGAGGCCGTCAAGAAGGAAACACTAAGAATTGTATTGATTATGTTAGGTTTGTTGCTTTTTGCCCTTACTCCGCTTTGCATCGTTATCGTCCGTTCTATTGTTAATCCTGTAAAGGACGCTACTGATGCTGCAAGCCGTGTTGCCGAAGGCGATCTGACCATTACCCTCAATCCGACCGGTAGAAGTGAAATTTCCACTCTGCAGCGGGCTATTAATACCATGACCACCACGCTCGATGAGAACCTTACTGATATTAAACGTAAGGAAGCTGAGTCTGCTGAACAGGCTCGAGTTGCTCAAAAAATGGCTGCCGAGGCAGAAGAGGCCCGTCAGCAGGCAGAAGGTGCTAAGCGTGAAGGGATGTTGGCTGCGGCCACTAAGCTTGAGTCAGTTCTGAATAATATCGTGAAAATCTCTCGCGATGTTGAAAGATCTACCAATGAAATTATGAACGGCAGTGAATTTCAGAAGCAGCGTATTGCTGAAACAGCAACTGCCATGGAAGAAATGAACGCCACTGTTCTCGAAGTTGCCCGAAACGCCACCGAGACTAACGAAGATACTGAGCAGACCAGAGATAAGGCTACCGAAGGGCAGAGTGTGGTTCAGGGAACTATTGAGTCTATGGTCGCCATTCAGGGCCAGACCAATGAGCTGGAAAGGCTTATGGATCAGCTTAATACCCAGTCCATTGAGATCGGAAATGTTATGAGCGTGATTAACGATATCGCCGACCAGACCAACTTGCTGGCATTGAACGCAGCCATTGAGGCAGCCCGTGCCGGTGAAGCCGGAAGAGGATTTGCTGTTGTTGCGGATGAAGTTCGTAAACTGGCTGAAAAGACCATCGGTGCTACTGACGAGGTTGATAAGTCCATTTCTTCCATTCAGGGACTCGCGAAGCAGAACATTGAGGGTATGCGTACTGCGGTTTCGGCAATTGGCGGAGCAACCGAACACTCCCGTGCTTCCGGTGAGGTACTTTCTGAGATTGTAAAACTGGCCTCAAATGCCGCAGGACAGGTGCAGTCTATTGCTACTGCAGCAGAAGAGCAGTCAGCAACTTCCGATGAGATTAATCGCAGCATATCTGAGATTGATTCCATGACTGAAGATAACGCACGTAACAGCATGCTTGCTGCTGAAGCAGCCACTGACCTCTCCCGCGAGGTTGATGCATTGGTTGCTTTGGTGGAAGAACTTAGAAGTTAA
- a CDS encoding DUF2201 family putative metallopeptidase yields the protein MNADRKLLKARADLLLKHPFFGSLCLRMEPQEDRTCDGTWTDGKTFAYNPHFVDKLSNEELQGVLAHTIMHPACQHHKRRGNRDVRLWNMACDYSINWILLEAGFQLPEGFLDDEKYHDKNAEKIFTALTKDFDQSGNPEIGKQQDGPKRIDVEYEDGQGEGNYLESDDEEERSRNGDNGESSSEGMDSEEIEDSEGETDQDQSADPGGTGEVRDADDAESGYGDSGEKTDKDWLLALAQATNQARDCGDLPGGLERLVEKLLYPKLDWRELLERFISARARNDYAWTPPSRRHLHMGLYLPSLSTEQLPEVVLAVDTSGSITPQELEQFAAELSSILEVYDTTLRVVWCDLEVTGEQTFTRADLPLELQPHGGGGTDFRPVFNFIDSKNIDPACLIYLSDMECGQFPECEPDYPVIWARTGGAGYPPPFGEMIDVC from the coding sequence ATGAATGCTGACCGTAAACTGCTCAAGGCCCGTGCCGACCTGCTCCTAAAGCACCCATTCTTCGGTTCCCTATGCCTGCGCATGGAACCACAGGAGGACCGCACCTGTGACGGCACATGGACCGATGGTAAAACCTTCGCCTACAATCCGCACTTTGTAGACAAGCTTTCCAATGAAGAATTGCAGGGAGTACTGGCTCACACCATCATGCATCCGGCCTGTCAGCACCACAAAAGACGCGGCAACCGTGATGTACGACTCTGGAATATGGCATGCGACTACTCCATTAATTGGATTCTGTTGGAAGCAGGATTCCAGTTACCTGAGGGTTTTCTGGATGACGAAAAATACCACGACAAAAACGCAGAAAAAATTTTTACTGCACTGACAAAAGACTTCGACCAGTCCGGCAACCCGGAAATAGGCAAGCAGCAAGACGGCCCTAAACGCATCGATGTAGAATACGAGGATGGCCAAGGCGAAGGCAACTACCTTGAATCCGACGATGAGGAAGAACGTTCCCGGAACGGAGATAATGGCGAATCATCCTCAGAAGGCATGGACTCGGAAGAAATAGAGGATTCCGAAGGAGAAACCGATCAGGATCAATCAGCCGATCCCGGTGGAACCGGAGAAGTCCGCGATGCAGATGATGCAGAGTCCGGTTACGGTGATTCCGGCGAAAAAACCGATAAAGACTGGCTGCTTGCGCTGGCGCAGGCAACCAATCAGGCCCGTGATTGCGGAGATCTGCCCGGTGGACTTGAACGTTTGGTGGAAAAGCTGCTTTATCCGAAGCTGGACTGGCGAGAACTTCTTGAACGCTTCATCAGTGCCAGAGCACGCAACGACTATGCTTGGACGCCTCCCAGCCGCCGACATCTGCACATGGGCCTGTATCTACCCTCGCTTTCAACAGAACAGTTGCCTGAAGTAGTGCTGGCAGTTGATACTTCCGGCAGTATCACCCCGCAGGAACTGGAGCAATTTGCAGCAGAATTGTCCTCCATTCTGGAAGTATACGACACCACCCTCCGGGTTGTCTGGTGCGATCTCGAAGTAACTGGTGAACAAACCTTTACCCGTGCGGACCTGCCCCTTGAACTGCAACCTCATGGAGGCGGAGGAACAGACTTTCGGCCCGTATTTAATTTTATCGATAGTAAAAACATCGATCCGGCCTGTCTGATTTATTTGAGCGACATGGAATGCGGTCAGTTTCCTGAGTGCGAGCCGGACTACCCGGTGATCTGGGCCAGAACAGGCGGTGCGGGATACCCCCCGCCTTTCGGCGAAATGATTGATGTTTGTTAA
- a CDS encoding methyl-accepting chemotaxis protein — protein MLKNLSIGARFFLLLALMVLFLIVTGLFFMGAIRDVTNLGVSNTAEIMFQDQKDKVKVATLAMAKSIGMEIKGITDETERLEFIRAALDPVRFEKDDSGYFFVYKGTVNMVMPPKKSLQGQDLGGLKDQNGLLLIRELSKVAHSGGGFVKYYFEKPGSGIQPKISYAMLIPGTDMWIGTGVYIDNIEVETGKMDALMHESSNAFTMKIVMGAGAVLLLVVLPLSIYLIRSIVNPLTESTEAATSVAEGNLDVSLNPEGRNEISTLQSALNTMVATLSANLESIKAKEAEAQEQARIAEDAAAEAREAQIKAEGAKKEGMLAAADKLQAVVERVSSITAEVSSNAEEIQRGSEFQKQRVTETATAMEEMNVTVLEVARNATETNESSAQSMEKASEGAKVVQDVISAMGNIQERTASLKESMEHLDNQAVEIGNVLGVINDIADQTNLLALNAAIEAARAGEAGRGFAVVADEVRKLAEKTIGATDEVEKSISGIQALTRENVKGMDATVEAVASATKLSRSSGDMLDEIVDLARNSADQVRSIATAAEEQSATSDEINRSVGEIDTMTEENAHNSQLAAEGTRSLSAEVQELLNLVEELRSED, from the coding sequence ATGTTAAAGAATCTGTCGATAGGAGCACGATTTTTCCTATTACTGGCTTTAATGGTGCTTTTCCTGATTGTAACCGGATTATTTTTTATGGGAGCCATTCGGGATGTTACAAATCTCGGCGTAAGCAATACCGCAGAAATAATGTTCCAGGATCAAAAGGATAAGGTCAAGGTGGCAACCCTCGCTATGGCCAAGTCTATTGGCATGGAAATTAAGGGTATTACTGATGAGACTGAGAGACTTGAATTCATCCGCGCAGCTCTGGATCCTGTTCGTTTTGAAAAGGATGATTCCGGTTATTTCTTTGTATACAAGGGAACTGTGAATATGGTTATGCCGCCTAAGAAGTCTTTACAGGGTCAGGATCTTGGGGGGCTGAAGGATCAGAATGGGTTGCTGCTTATTCGGGAACTTTCCAAGGTTGCCCACTCCGGAGGCGGTTTTGTTAAGTATTATTTTGAAAAGCCCGGATCTGGGATTCAACCTAAGATCAGTTATGCCATGCTGATTCCCGGTACTGATATGTGGATCGGTACAGGAGTCTACATCGATAATATCGAAGTAGAAACGGGTAAGATGGATGCCTTGATGCATGAAAGTTCCAATGCCTTTACTATGAAGATTGTCATGGGAGCCGGTGCTGTACTGCTGTTGGTGGTTTTGCCGCTTTCCATTTACCTGATCCGCTCAATTGTTAATCCTCTGACTGAATCAACTGAAGCTGCAACGTCTGTTGCCGAAGGTAATCTTGATGTTTCCCTTAATCCTGAAGGGCGCAATGAAATATCCACTCTGCAGTCTGCTTTGAATACCATGGTGGCGACTTTGTCCGCCAACCTTGAAAGTATTAAGGCTAAGGAAGCCGAAGCTCAAGAACAGGCACGTATTGCTGAAGATGCTGCTGCCGAAGCTCGTGAGGCCCAGATCAAGGCTGAGGGTGCCAAGAAGGAAGGCATGCTTGCCGCAGCAGATAAGCTGCAGGCAGTTGTTGAGCGGGTATCTAGTATTACCGCTGAGGTTTCCAGCAATGCTGAAGAAATTCAGCGCGGAAGTGAGTTCCAGAAGCAGCGTGTAACTGAAACCGCCACTGCTATGGAAGAAATGAATGTGACTGTGCTCGAAGTTGCCAGAAACGCTACTGAAACCAATGAAAGTTCCGCCCAGTCTATGGAAAAGGCCAGCGAAGGGGCCAAGGTTGTGCAGGATGTTATCTCGGCTATGGGCAATATTCAGGAACGAACTGCGAGTCTGAAGGAATCTATGGAGCATCTTGATAATCAGGCAGTGGAAATCGGTAATGTACTTGGCGTCATTAACGATATTGCCGATCAGACCAACCTGCTGGCGCTGAATGCTGCTATTGAGGCTGCCCGTGCAGGTGAAGCAGGTAGAGGCTTCGCGGTTGTTGCAGACGAAGTGCGCAAGCTGGCTGAAAAGACCATCGGTGCTACTGACGAGGTAGAAAAGAGTATCAGCGGCATCCAAGCTTTAACCCGTGAAAATGTTAAGGGTATGGATGCTACTGTCGAGGCTGTGGCTAGTGCCACCAAGCTTTCACGTTCCTCCGGTGATATGCTGGATGAGATCGTTGATCTTGCAAGGAATTCGGCTGATCAGGTCCGTTCAATTGCAACTGCTGCAGAAGAGCAGTCCGCAACTTCGGACGAGATCAATCGCAGCGTAGGCGAAATCGATACCATGACAGAAGAAAATGCACATAACAGCCAGTTGGCTGCGGAAGGAACACGTTCACTTTCCGCTGAAGTTCAGGAACTTCTGAATCTGGTTGAAGAGTTACGTAGTGAAGATTAA
- a CDS encoding MoxR family ATPase has product MNPKLIANSLRTLIKTKQPTFLWGPPGVGKSQVVGQVTDELDLELVDLRAVLLDPVDLRGLPRISDEGDASWCPPSFLPKNGKGILFLDELNAAPPLVQAACYQLVLDRKLGEYTLPEGWTVIAAGNRESDKAVTHRMPSALANRFVHLDFEVSTPDWLDWAAANNIAEELLAFIKFRPGLLHDFDPARNEKAFPSPRSWEFVSGIIKSAPSPEVEYELFKGTVGEGAAAEFSGFCKIYRKLPDPEFVLKSPDKVAIPEDPATAYALCESVASKAAPEHAESIMIFASRLPAEFAVLLVRNAVKKDRSIVESEDFNRWATANSDILF; this is encoded by the coding sequence ATGAACCCAAAACTAATAGCCAATTCACTGCGTACATTGATTAAAACCAAACAGCCCACATTCCTCTGGGGGCCTCCCGGAGTTGGTAAAAGTCAGGTTGTCGGCCAAGTCACTGACGAATTGGACCTTGAGCTGGTAGATCTGCGCGCAGTATTGCTTGATCCGGTTGACCTGCGCGGTCTTCCACGCATTTCCGATGAGGGTGATGCAAGCTGGTGCCCGCCCTCATTCTTGCCCAAAAACGGCAAAGGTATCCTTTTTCTTGATGAACTTAACGCTGCCCCTCCTTTGGTGCAGGCCGCCTGTTATCAACTGGTCCTTGACCGCAAGCTGGGCGAATACACTCTTCCTGAAGGCTGGACCGTGATAGCGGCCGGAAACAGGGAATCGGATAAAGCTGTAACTCACCGTATGCCCTCTGCTCTTGCAAACCGCTTCGTGCATCTCGATTTTGAAGTAAGCACTCCGGACTGGCTGGACTGGGCCGCTGCAAATAACATTGCTGAAGAATTGCTCGCCTTTATAAAGTTCAGACCCGGCTTACTGCATGACTTTGATCCTGCCCGCAATGAGAAAGCGTTTCCTTCTCCCCGCTCTTGGGAATTTGTATCCGGGATCATCAAGTCTGCACCCAGCCCGGAAGTTGAATATGAACTCTTCAAGGGGACAGTCGGCGAAGGTGCCGCAGCTGAATTCAGCGGATTCTGCAAAATCTACCGCAAGCTTCCCGACCCTGAATTCGTGCTCAAATCACCGGACAAAGTAGCTATACCCGAAGATCCTGCTACGGCATATGCTCTTTGTGAATCCGTAGCCTCCAAAGCAGCCCCGGAACATGCGGAATCAATCATGATCTTTGCCTCAAGGCTGCCTGCTGAATTCGCTGTATTACTGGTACGCAACGCAGTCAAAAAAGACCGCTCCATTGTAGAGTCAGAGGACTTCAACCGCTGGGCCACCGCCAACTCGGACATCTTGTTCTAG
- a CDS encoding manganese efflux pump MntP family protein codes for MPFYEIFIISVALAMDAFTIAVACGLCMPEVSKRQNFRLSFHFGLFQALMPLLGWLAGLTVKSMVETYAPWISFFLLAFVGGKMIQESFEKDDSCDTYKDPTKGLSLVFLSVATSLDALAVGLSFSIMDYPITFPCIMIGITALVLTSFGLWLGKSFAKASSYSHIAERIGGTVLILIGLKLLLQ; via the coding sequence ATGCCTTTTTACGAAATTTTCATTATCTCCGTGGCTCTTGCCATGGATGCCTTCACTATTGCCGTTGCTTGCGGCCTGTGCATGCCTGAAGTCAGCAAACGGCAGAACTTCAGGCTCTCTTTCCATTTCGGCCTGTTTCAGGCCCTGATGCCCCTTTTAGGCTGGCTGGCTGGACTTACTGTAAAATCCATGGTCGAAACATATGCTCCGTGGATTTCCTTTTTCCTGTTAGCATTTGTCGGCGGAAAAATGATTCAGGAATCCTTCGAAAAAGACGATTCCTGCGATACATATAAGGACCCCACCAAGGGGCTTTCCCTGGTATTCCTCTCTGTTGCCACCAGTCTGGATGCTTTAGCCGTAGGACTTTCCTTTTCCATAATGGACTATCCCATTACATTCCCCTGCATTATGATCGGGATTACCGCGCTGGTGCTGACCTCATTCGGTCTTTGGCTGGGCAAATCATTTGCCAAAGCTTCAAGTTACAGCCATATTGCTGAAAGGATAGGCGGAACAGTTCTCATTTTGATCGGACTGAAGCTGCTTCTACAGTAA
- a CDS encoding Hpt domain-containing protein: MGSELIEIVKKHLLEEVGLPSDTLVDFLKETSTHLKGLMDALDEGIDEGQFEVVVSSAHTLKGSLVNLGLDELSKIAGNIETAAFSTSPLYLSCYFMRLRKMLIPLLDYADKK, encoded by the coding sequence ATGGGTTCTGAACTGATCGAGATCGTAAAGAAGCACCTGCTTGAAGAAGTGGGTCTGCCCTCAGATACCCTTGTTGATTTTTTGAAAGAGACATCAACTCATCTGAAGGGGCTAATGGACGCTCTTGATGAGGGAATCGATGAAGGGCAGTTTGAAGTTGTCGTCTCAAGTGCCCATACCTTGAAAGGAAGTCTTGTAAATCTGGGTCTTGATGAATTGAGTAAGATCGCGGGGAATATTGAAACTGCCGCATTCAGCACCTCCCCCCTGTATTTGAGTTGCTACTTTATGCGACTACGCAAGATGCTTATTCCCCTGCTTGATTATGCAGATAAAAAATAA
- a CDS encoding Dabb family protein, with the protein MIKHIVMWNLKEEAAGASAAENGVKVKEMIEALNGKIDELKHVEVSVDVFEATQKWDLVLYSEFDNKEDLQAYAVHPLHQECVAFIKEVVSSRDAIDYVI; encoded by the coding sequence ATGATCAAACATATCGTAATGTGGAACTTGAAAGAGGAAGCTGCCGGAGCATCCGCTGCTGAAAATGGAGTTAAGGTCAAAGAAATGATCGAGGCTCTTAATGGTAAAATAGACGAGCTCAAGCATGTTGAAGTCAGTGTGGATGTTTTTGAAGCCACACAGAAGTGGGATTTAGTGCTTTATTCTGAATTTGACAACAAGGAAGACCTTCAGGCTTATGCAGTACATCCTCTACATCAGGAATGTGTTGCATTCATCAAAGAAGTAGTCTCTTCACGAGACGCAATAGATTATGTAATTTAA